The DNA region TTTGTTCATAATACCTCTCGTGCCTGAGAAGGGAACTATCTTAGCAGAAAATCCGGAAGATAGTGAAGCCTTGCCCGGCGGGAATTCAAGCAGGTGCTCGCAAGGATGAATTCAGCGTATAAGGAAGCATGAAAAAATCGATACTTAAAGGGGGTGTTGCTCAAATACGGAGGTGACCCTGCCGTCATCCTGAACCTGTTTCAATGGTGACGATTAACGACTCTCTCGACAGCCTGTTGAACATCTTTCGGCAATGCAATGGCAGAAGAACATGTTTTATCTATAGTTCGTAAACTGCAGGTGTATCCCGAAATCCTCTTCTTTGATGCTGGCCATGATCGCCTGAAGATCATCTATCTTTTTCCCCTTTACACGGACCTGCTCCTTCTGGATCTCCGAGGTCACCTTAAGCTTCATGTTTTTTATGAACTTCACGATCTCCTTTGCCTTGTCCTGAGGGATTCCCTGCTGAAGTGTTATTACCTGCTTGACGGTATCCCCTGCCGCTGGCTCCACCTTGCCATAACTCAAGGCCTTGAGAGCAACCCCCCTCTTTATGAGCTTTGATTTCAGGATATCAATAACGCTCTTAATCTTATATTCGTCATCCGAGGTCAGCGTAATAACGCCTTTTTCCTTATCGAGTTCTATATTGCTTTTGCTCCCTTTAAAATCGAAGCGTTGACTTATTTCTTTCATTGCCTGGTTTACGGCATTATCTACTTCCTGCATATCCACTATGCAAACAACGTCAAAAGAATGTGCCTCTGCCATTTATCCTTCCCCCTTTATCTTCACTGCCTGGAATACACTCAAACTAAATTGTATCAAACATTGAATTTAAGAAGCAAACGGTATCCGAATCCGATGTTTGACCCGTTGGTCCAATTGAGGGCAGCCGGGTAATGGCTTTTCGTCTCATTCTCGTCCCGGCGTCAAGCCGGGACTCAGAGGCAAGCAGTCGGCTTCACCTCCCGGTGAAGCATAACGATTGCCTGGAAACCGCTCAAAGCCATTACCCGCCTGCCCTTTTTATGGATTGATAGAATCTTTGTCGGCAATTTAAGGCGGCAAACCCTTTTGGATCAGGACATATACGGTATCGGCGCTTAGCGGTTGAACGTAACAGTTCCTTTAGTAACGAGCCGTAACAGACAGTCACTGCCGTAGGAGACATGCACGGGGAAGGCAGAGCTGAGCAAGGAATCCGGGATCTAAAGGTTCATCTAACGTTGCACCGTCGTACCTTTGTCCGCCGGATTCAGAATTACCCTGGCTATCCTCTTCCCGATCATCTCCGTTATCTTTATCTTCCAGCCGTCTGCGGTGAAGGTCTCGCCTATGGATGGTATCCTCTGGAGACTGGTTATAACAAACCCGCCTAAGGTATCGTAATCAGGAGAGACGGGCAACTCGATGCCGTGATCCTCCTTCAGGTCTCTAATGGCTATCGAGGCATCTATCAGGAAGGAGCCGTCTCTGAGCTTTATTACCGGTTGTTCCACGTCGTATTCATCTCTTATCTCTCCCACTATCTCTTCAATAAGATCCTCTATGGTGACAATCCCGGTTACAGCGCCATACTCGTCAACAACCACGGCGATGTGTGTCCCTCTGCGCTGCATCTGTCGGAGGAGCGTGCTGATCTTCATGGATTCGGGCACAAAAAACGGTGCCCGTACGAGTTTGCTGATATCGATGGATTCCTTTGCCGAAAGTTTTTTGAAGAGGTCCTTGGCATAGAGTATGCCTTTTATGTTCGACGTTTCCTTGTGATAAACGGGATACCTCGAGTACTGCTCCTCGGAAACAACATCAAGTATCTCCTGAAGGGGTGTATCAATGGAGAAGGCAACCACCTTTGTGAAGGGGACCATAACTTGCTTAACGGAGAGGTCTGCAAACTCAAAGACCCCGTGAATCAGCTCCTCTTCTTCGGGTTCGAACAACCCCCTGTCACGCCCCTCCTTGATGAGCAGTTTTATCTCTTCCTCTGAGACAAAGCTCCTCTGGGTAAAGGGGTTTGTACCAAGTGGTTTCAGAATGAGATTGGTGCTGAAGGTGAGGATGCTTACAAAGTATGAAGTAATCCGTGAGAAAGCGGATAACGGACGCGCAACGATAAGGGCAACCCTCTCCGGGTTCTTAAGTGCTATAGACTTTGGAACCAATTCACCAATGACGAGAGAGAGATATGATATAAGGATAACTACAACACCGATTGAAATCGCGTCGCTTGAGGCGGCAATGAGTTTTATGGGTACCTTTTCAATAATGGGCTGGAGGAGTTTTATGGCAGTGGCTCCACCTATCGCAGAGGCCATGGCACCCACTACGGTCACGCCTATCTGCACTGTGGCAAGGAACCTGTCGGGATCCGACTGGAGTTTTTTAAGTATCAGCGCCTTCTTGTTGCCCTCTTTTACCAACTCGCTGATACGGGTCTTCCTGGCTGTAACAACAGCAATCTCAGAGCCGGCAAAGAAACCGTTGAAGAGGATGAATACAAAAATAAGGATTATCTCAACCCACATAATACCTGATTAACTAAGCCTCCATGCCCTACAGCAGCCGTCGGAAGACTCAAACCCCGCGCCACACGGCGGGACCGATTCCTCCCGGGAACTTAACCCCGTTGTACGTATTATTATACCAGCTTCTGAAAAGAAATGCCGCTCTTTTTCATTATATAATAAACAGGAACCGGCATGCCCTTATTTGACCGGCTTCAAACAAAGGCATTTGGTCTGCCCCTGAGGCATATCATCCCGGGAACAACGGTAAAAAGGCACATGGCGGCCGGCTTGAAAACAACCGGCAACTTTTTTGGCAAGGGATGTAATTGATCGAATTTTCCTTACAATGTTCTTTGCCGAAAGCACCGAAGTGCCGGAGGCAAATATAAAGATAAAATATCAAAACCTTACATTGCTATGCCGTAAGGCATGCCATTAGGTAAGCTCCGACCTTTGGTCGGAGAGCTTGACCAAGCCGTTACAGGGTAATGCCTGATAAAAAGAGGGGGAAAATCAATGGTAGGCACGGACGGTTTCGAACCGTCGACCTCTACCGTGTCAAGGTAGCGCTCTCCCCCTGAGCTACGCGCCTATCGACAATAAATATAACATTTGATTTGCTGAATTATCAAGGGTATCTATTGCATTGAGCGCCCATTTATAACTAAAATAACACGATGGGCTTATGGAGTGATGTAAAGAGGGATTTTCAGGCCGTTTTTGAGTGTGACCCTGCTGCGAGGAGTAAAATTGAGGTGCTCCTTTCTTACTCGGGTTTTCATGCCATACTTTCTCACAGGGTGACTCACCGGCTTCTGAAGTGGGGGGTGCCGTTTCTGCCGAGAATCCTGTCTCAGATAGCCAAGTTATTTACCGGTATCGAGATACACCCTGCTGCAAGGATTGCTCCCGGCTTCTTTATTGACCATGGCATGGGTGTCGTGATCGGTGAGACAAGCGAGATCGGTGAAAACTGTCTTCTCTACCAGGGGGTAACCCTGGGGGGGACGGGAAAGGACAAGGGCAAGAGACATCCGACGCTTGGGAACAACGTTATAGTAGGCGCCGGGGCAAAGGTTCTCGGCGCAATCACGATCGGTGATTATGTTAAGATAGGGGCCAATGCAGTTGTGCTGAAGTCGGTTCCCGCTTATTCCATTGTAGTGGGGGTCCCCGGCAGGGTTATAAAAAAGAAGATAATGAGGGTGACGGACTTCGGGATTGAAGAGGCCCTTGATCATATCCATATGCCCGATCCCGTTGAGGAAAGGTTCAAGCAGCTTGAGGCCTTCATCGGGCAGCTTGAAAAAAAGATAGAGAAGCTCGAGGGTAAGGGAGGACGGATGCGGATATACAATACACTATCCGGTAAAAAGGAAGACTTTG from bacterium BMS3Abin08 includes:
- a CDS encoding putative nucleotide-binding protein translates to MAEAHSFDVVCIVDMQEVDNAVNQAMKEISQRFDFKGSKSNIELDKEKGVITLTSDDEYKIKSVIDILKSKLIKRGVALKALSYGKVEPAAGDTVKQVITLQQGIPQDKAKEIVKFIKNMKLKVTSEIQKEQVRVKGKKIDDLQAIMASIKEEDFGIHLQFTNYR
- the corC gene encoding magnesium and cobalt efflux protein CorC, producing MWVEIILIFVFILFNGFFAGSEIAVVTARKTRISELVKEGNKKALILKKLQSDPDRFLATVQIGVTVVGAMASAIGGATAIKLLQPIIEKVPIKLIAASSDAISIGVVVILISYLSLVIGELVPKSIALKNPERVALIVARPLSAFSRITSYFVSILTFSTNLILKPLGTNPFTQRSFVSEEEIKLLIKEGRDRGLFEPEEEELIHGVFEFADLSVKQVMVPFTKVVAFSIDTPLQEILDVVSEEQYSRYPVYHKETSNIKGILYAKDLFKKLSAKESIDISKLVRAPFFVPESMKISTLLRQMQRRGTHIAVVVDEYGAVTGIVTIEDLIEEIVGEIRDEYDVEQPVIKLRDGSFLIDASIAIRDLKEDHGIELPVSPDYDTLGGFVITSLQRIPSIGETFTADGWKIKITEMIGKRIARVILNPADKGTTVQR